From Actinosynnema mirum DSM 43827, a single genomic window includes:
- a CDS encoding metal-dependent hydrolase gives MMGRTHALTGLCAGLALAPLTATTTAQAVVLALVTAGFALVPDLDHPGARASRLLGPVTGLLSQALRAGSRWLYARTRGPRDERHRGEHRHATHTLVFAVLVGIGVGAGSAAWGTPFVVGTVLLGIALAGDALGDWVLPLAGIAGIALWGTSGGDLPGDLAGIGWPLGIAAGTGCLVHCLGDALTLSGCPVLWPIPIAGETWYEIRPPRPLRFRTGGPVEQRLVFPAFVVLAVLLSLGVPVA, from the coding sequence ATGATGGGCCGCACCCACGCCCTCACCGGCCTGTGCGCCGGGCTCGCCCTCGCCCCGCTCACCGCCACCACCACCGCGCAGGCCGTGGTCCTGGCGCTGGTCACCGCCGGGTTCGCCCTCGTCCCCGACCTCGACCACCCCGGCGCCCGCGCCTCCCGCCTCCTCGGCCCCGTCACCGGCCTGCTGTCCCAGGCGCTGCGCGCGGGGAGCCGCTGGCTCTACGCCCGCACGCGAGGTCCCCGCGACGAGCGGCACCGTGGGGAACACCGTCACGCCACCCACACCCTCGTGTTCGCGGTGCTCGTGGGGATCGGGGTCGGCGCGGGGAGCGCTGCGTGGGGAACGCCGTTCGTGGTGGGGACCGTGCTGCTGGGGATCGCACTGGCCGGGGACGCCCTTGGGGACTGGGTACTCCCGCTCGCGGGGATCGCGGGGATCGCCCTCTGGGGAACCAGCGGTGGGGATCTCCCTGGGGACCTGGCGGGGATCGGCTGGCCGCTGGGGATCGCCGCGGGGACCGGGTGCCTGGTGCACTGCCTTGGGGACGCCCTGACCCTGTCCGGCTGCCCCGTCCTCTGGCCGATCCCCATCGCCGGGGAGACCTGGTACGAGATCCGCCCGCCCCGTCCGCTCCGGTTCCGCACCGGCGGCCCGGTCGAGCAGCGCCTCGTGTTCCCCGCGTTCGTCGTCCTCGCCGTGCTGCTCAGCCTCGGCGTCCCCGTCGCCTGA